From Bacteroidota bacterium, the proteins below share one genomic window:
- a CDS encoding transposase, with amino-acid sequence MAAIELIASTNNFLHYDNPKQLACYAGCAPFP; translated from the coding sequence GTGGCGGCGATTGAACTCATTGCCAGTACGAATAACTTCCTGCATTACGATAATCCCAAGCAACTGGCCTGCTATGCCGGGTGCGCCCCCTTCCCCTAA
- a CDS encoding lamin tail domain-containing protein gives MRSLLVCIFLLFLSTAHAQWQDDFSDGEFLDQPAWTGDTADFTVNSDGRLQLDAAVAGTSHLSMAVPLPSLDRMEWRFRIRLDFSPSSANYSRFYLVSDAQDLEGSLHGYYLQFGEALANDAVELFRQDGTTSVSIVRGPDGMVANAFTLGVRVTRDETGVWSIFLDTAGGTDYLFAALGAESLYTSSAYSGWSCVYTSGNRDGFELDDVMILPLQVDSVAPRCVQLATESDRSLRLLFDETIEPGSAANTIHYRLDPGAILPLTAQRDALDTKAILLEFANAFQAGQTYSLTVSGLADAAGNTVRDTTLNFVYAPPVPVLAGDAVFNEIYFEPTASAGLPYAEYVELYNRSDHALSLQDWSLSDGSATAIFPEMTIAAGAYLLVTDEDAIGLLSAFGPAVGLQDFPGLNNDVGDRLVLRDRDGQVVDAVTFSNDTYHDGSRDDGGWSLERIDPDFLCENEDNWRASYDLSGGTPGEANVVRNVFQDTRRPFLKNAEWIDGLTTRLWFSEPMDTATLARPDRYTLMRPDGTTSSATTALPDPEGRFVSLQWSAPLDTSLSWISVSGSLTDCPGNAAYQDQWVPLGIGMPPVSGDVVINEVLFDAPDDASDFVELYNGSEKLLDLKDWTIAEVSAMEPYVVQSVKKLTNENLLLAPGGYLVLTETPLELQRHYPYYDRFCFLDVDDLPDFNSTEGGILLAGAGGDTLDFLVYSDDWHYPLLSITKGVSLERMRVTGPTQSADNWHSAAATVGYASPGLLNSQALADQTGVGELLLEPEVFSPDNDGKDDVLQIHLQFPDAGRRATVAIFDPHGNEVARPLEYSLAGTDHVLTWNGVGANGRLVAEGVYIVWTESFDLDGHVSRLKKAVVVLRKG, from the coding sequence ATGCGAAGCCTGCTGGTCTGCATTTTTCTACTTTTCCTATCCACAGCCCACGCACAGTGGCAGGATGATTTTTCGGATGGGGAGTTCCTCGACCAGCCGGCCTGGACGGGCGATACCGCGGACTTTACGGTAAACAGCGACGGACGGTTGCAGTTGGATGCGGCAGTGGCCGGTACCAGTCATTTGTCCATGGCAGTACCACTCCCTTCGCTGGACCGAATGGAATGGCGATTTAGGATCCGCCTCGACTTTTCTCCTTCCTCAGCCAATTATTCCCGGTTCTATCTCGTCTCGGACGCGCAGGACCTGGAAGGTTCGTTGCACGGCTATTATTTACAGTTCGGAGAAGCCCTTGCCAACGATGCCGTGGAGCTCTTTCGTCAGGATGGCACGACCAGCGTGTCGATTGTCCGGGGCCCGGACGGCATGGTTGCCAACGCCTTCACCCTCGGCGTTCGCGTAACGCGCGACGAAACGGGTGTCTGGAGTATCTTCCTGGACACTGCCGGAGGAACCGACTACCTATTCGCCGCGCTCGGTGCGGAATCCTTGTACACATCGTCCGCATATTCCGGCTGGAGTTGCGTCTATACCAGTGGTAACCGCGACGGGTTTGAACTGGATGATGTGATGATCCTTCCGTTGCAGGTGGATTCCGTCGCGCCGCGCTGCGTGCAGCTCGCAACGGAGTCGGACCGCAGCCTGCGTTTATTGTTCGATGAAACGATCGAGCCAGGCTCCGCAGCGAACACGATTCACTACCGGCTCGACCCGGGAGCGATCCTGCCGCTCACGGCACAGCGCGATGCGCTTGACACGAAAGCCATCCTGCTGGAATTCGCGAATGCTTTTCAGGCCGGCCAGACGTATTCGCTTACCGTATCGGGCTTGGCGGATGCGGCGGGTAATACGGTTCGCGACACGACGCTAAACTTTGTTTATGCGCCTCCGGTTCCAGTGCTGGCAGGCGACGCCGTTTTTAACGAGATCTACTTCGAGCCGACAGCCTCCGCCGGCTTGCCCTATGCCGAGTATGTGGAGTTGTACAACCGGTCCGATCATGCATTGTCGCTGCAGGACTGGTCGCTCTCGGACGGAAGTGCAACGGCCATCTTTCCGGAAATGACCATAGCCGCAGGAGCCTACCTGCTGGTAACCGACGAGGATGCTATCGGCTTGCTGTCCGCATTCGGACCAGCCGTCGGACTGCAAGATTTTCCGGGGCTGAACAACGATGTCGGGGATCGTCTGGTCCTGCGCGACCGTGACGGACAGGTAGTCGACGCGGTCACCTTCAGCAACGATACCTATCACGATGGTTCCCGCGACGATGGCGGTTGGAGCCTGGAACGGATCGATCCGGATTTTCTCTGCGAGAACGAAGACAATTGGAGAGCCAGTTATGACCTTTCAGGAGGTACGCCGGGTGAGGCGAATGTTGTGCGGAATGTGTTCCAGGATACCCGGCGGCCCTTCCTGAAAAATGCCGAATGGATCGACGGTCTGACGACTCGCCTCTGGTTCTCCGAGCCGATGGATACTGCGACCTTGGCGCGTCCGGATCGCTATACCCTGATGCGCCCGGATGGAACAACGTCAAGCGCCACAACTGCGCTGCCGGACCCGGAAGGACGATTTGTATCACTGCAATGGTCTGCACCGCTTGACACCTCGCTTTCCTGGATCAGCGTATCCGGTTCGCTGACGGATTGCCCGGGCAATGCAGCGTATCAAGACCAGTGGGTTCCCTTGGGCATTGGAATGCCGCCTGTGTCCGGCGATGTAGTCATCAATGAAGTGCTGTTCGATGCGCCGGATGATGCATCCGATTTCGTGGAGTTGTATAACGGTTCCGAAAAGTTACTGGACCTTAAAGACTGGACCATCGCGGAAGTATCGGCGATGGAACCGTATGTGGTTCAATCGGTGAAGAAGCTCACGAATGAAAATCTGCTGCTGGCGCCCGGCGGTTACCTGGTCCTGACCGAAACGCCGCTGGAATTGCAACGGCATTATCCCTACTACGACCGCTTCTGTTTCCTGGATGTCGACGATCTCCCGGATTTCAATTCCACCGAAGGCGGAATCCTCTTGGCCGGTGCAGGAGGGGATACCCTGGACTTCCTGGTCTATTCGGATGACTGGCATTATCCGTTGCTCAGCATTACCAAGGGCGTTTCGCTTGAACGCATGCGTGTTACCGGACCTACACAATCGGCGGACAACTGGCATTCCGCCGCCGCGACGGTCGGCTATGCGAGTCCGGGTCTCCTCAACTCACAAGCACTCGCTGATCAGACTGGCGTTGGCGAATTGCTGCTGGAGCCGGAGGTATTTTCACCCGACAACGACGGGAAAGACGACGTGTTGCAGATTCACTTGCAGTTCCCCGATGCCGGTCGACGCGCGACGGTGGCCATCTTCGACCCGCATGGCAACGAGGTGGCCCGGCCGCTGGAGTATTCGCTGGCGGGTACCGATCATGTGCTCACCTGGAACGGCGTCGGCGCCAACGGACGCTTGGTGGCAGAGGGGGTGTACATTGTCTGGACAGAATCGTTCGACCTGGACGGACACGTGAGTCGTTTGAAAAAAGCCGTGGTGGTGCTCAGGAAAGGTTGA
- a CDS encoding transposase produces MSKKTLDLALVTQGDLSTMEHCQVDNTLRGIRKLTGWLKGKGVAPSELLVCMEYTGIYNRPLVNHLLKEAIALWLELPISIKRSLGLQRGKSDKLDAMRIAEYAVRFHDKARLCSLPHREPVAPEGPAGTASAFDQVYSNAEGSDPRVEGHWEKSWPLHLNDTAKSPCVSWSKSKRGLKRTCGNSSGRIVV; encoded by the coding sequence GTGTCCAAGAAGACGTTGGACCTGGCCCTGGTCACCCAGGGAGACCTCAGTACGATGGAGCATTGTCAGGTGGACAATACGCTCCGGGGAATCCGCAAGCTGACAGGCTGGCTCAAGGGCAAAGGCGTGGCCCCATCGGAACTGTTGGTCTGCATGGAGTACACGGGCATTTACAATCGTCCGCTGGTAAATCACCTGCTCAAGGAAGCAATCGCCCTTTGGTTGGAGCTTCCCATCTCGATCAAGCGGTCGCTGGGTCTTCAACGCGGCAAGAGTGACAAGCTGGATGCTATGCGCATTGCTGAGTACGCAGTACGGTTCCATGACAAGGCCCGGCTTTGCAGCCTTCCTCACAGAGAGCCTGTTGCGCCTGAAGGACCTGCTGGCACTGCGTCAGCGTTTGATCAAGTGTATTCAAATGCTGAAGGTTCCGATCCGCGAGTTGAAGGCCATTGGGAAAAGTCTTGGCCGCTGCACTTGAACGACACTGCAAAGAGCCCCTGCGTAAGCTGGAGCAAGAGCAAAAGAGGCTTGAAGAGAACCTGCGGGAACTCATCGGGCAGGATCGTAGTCTGA
- a CDS encoding amidophosphoribosyltransferase — protein sequence MSDVLQHECGIALIRLLKPFSYYVKKYGTPLYAMNKLYLLMEKQHNRGQDGAGVANIKFDVEPGTRYISRYRSVEKQPLPDIFGRIGAKFEEVRANHPDRLLDADWLRKNVAFTGELWLGHLRYGTYGGNSIEACHPFLRQNNWMTRNLVVAGNFNMTNVDELFDHLVEPGQHPKEKADTVTVMENIGHFLDEENEELYRRFRELGNSKEESSPLIAEHMDIARILRRSSKYWDGGYVMAGLLGHGDAFVLRDPAGIRPAYYYRDEEVLVVASERPPIQAAFNASLEQIQEIRPGHALIIKKNGKISEEVVKEPVQRLSCSFERIYFSRGSDADIYKERKELGRLLCTSILQSINNDVRNTVFSFIPNTAEVAFYGMINGIEDYLKEVKKRKIRQLGAAPTDEQLNEILSIRPRAEKVALKDAKLRTFITNDTDRGDMVAHVYDITHGSVRRGVDNLVVIDDSIVRGTTLKNSIIRMLDRLGPKKIVIVSSAPQIRYPDCYGIDMARIGDLVAFRAAIALLEEHDLEHIVDETYQRCKEQLELGVNEMKNFVRMIYQPFTAEQISKKIAEIVRPEGCQAELEIIFQKIEDLHSACPNHRGDWYFTGNYPTPGGNRVVSKAFINYVEGVNARAY from the coding sequence ATGTCTGACGTTCTCCAGCACGAGTGCGGGATTGCCTTGATCCGCCTGCTCAAGCCGTTTTCCTACTACGTTAAGAAATACGGGACCCCGCTTTATGCGATGAACAAGCTGTACCTCCTCATGGAGAAGCAGCACAATCGGGGACAGGATGGCGCGGGCGTCGCCAACATCAAGTTCGATGTGGAGCCCGGCACGCGCTACATCAGCCGCTACCGTTCCGTAGAGAAACAACCCCTGCCCGATATCTTCGGCCGCATCGGCGCGAAGTTCGAGGAAGTACGGGCCAACCATCCCGATCGCTTACTGGATGCCGACTGGCTCAGGAAAAACGTAGCCTTCACCGGCGAGCTCTGGCTGGGACATCTCCGCTACGGTACTTATGGCGGCAATTCGATAGAAGCCTGTCATCCGTTCCTCCGCCAGAACAACTGGATGACGCGCAACCTCGTCGTCGCAGGGAATTTCAACATGACCAACGTCGACGAACTGTTCGACCACCTGGTGGAACCCGGACAGCATCCGAAGGAGAAAGCCGATACGGTAACGGTCATGGAGAACATCGGTCACTTCCTCGACGAAGAGAACGAAGAACTCTACCGTAGGTTCCGCGAGCTCGGTAACAGTAAAGAAGAAAGTTCCCCACTCATCGCCGAACACATGGACATCGCCCGCATCCTGCGGCGTTCGTCCAAGTACTGGGACGGCGGTTATGTCATGGCCGGTTTGCTCGGGCACGGCGACGCGTTCGTCCTGCGCGATCCTGCGGGAATTCGCCCGGCCTATTACTACCGCGACGAGGAAGTGCTGGTCGTCGCCTCGGAGCGTCCGCCCATCCAGGCAGCCTTCAACGCTTCACTGGAACAGATCCAGGAGATCCGTCCTGGCCATGCGCTGATCATCAAGAAGAACGGAAAGATCAGCGAAGAGGTTGTCAAGGAGCCCGTGCAGCGATTGAGTTGTTCCTTCGAACGCATCTATTTCTCCCGCGGCAGCGATGCCGATATCTACAAAGAGCGGAAAGAACTCGGCCGACTGTTGTGTACCTCCATTCTCCAGTCGATTAACAACGATGTCCGCAACACCGTCTTTTCATTCATCCCGAACACGGCGGAGGTCGCCTTCTATGGGATGATCAACGGGATCGAAGACTACCTGAAAGAAGTCAAGAAGCGGAAGATCCGCCAACTGGGAGCAGCGCCCACCGACGAACAGCTCAACGAGATCCTCTCCATTCGACCGCGCGCGGAGAAGGTCGCCCTGAAAGACGCGAAGCTGCGGACCTTCATCACCAACGATACGGACCGTGGCGATATGGTGGCGCACGTGTACGACATCACGCACGGCAGCGTGCGGCGCGGTGTCGACAACCTGGTTGTGATCGACGACTCGATCGTGCGCGGAACCACGCTGAAGAATTCCATCATCCGCATGCTCGACCGGCTGGGTCCGAAGAAGATCGTGATCGTCAGTTCGGCGCCACAGATCCGGTACCCCGACTGTTACGGCATCGACATGGCGCGCATCGGCGACCTGGTCGCTTTCCGTGCCGCCATCGCCCTGCTGGAAGAACATGACCTCGAGCACATCGTCGACGAGACCTACCAGCGCTGCAAGGAGCAACTGGAATTAGGCGTGAACGAGATGAAGAACTTCGTGCGCATGATCTATCAGCCCTTCACCGCCGAGCAAATCAGTAAAAAGATCGCCGAGATCGTCAGGCCCGAAGGTTGCCAGGCGGAGTTGGAGATCATTTTCCAAAAGATCGAAGACCTGCACAGCGCCTGTCCGAACCATCGCGGCGACTGGTATTTCACCGGTAACTACCCGACACCGGGTGGCAACCGCGTGGTGAGCAAGGCGTTCATCAATTATGTGGAGGGGGTTAATGCGCGAGCTTACTGA
- a CDS encoding T9SS type A sorting domain-containing protein: MNCPVGLSCLDSASGWSNPAIFPGPGGSPDLFNACAGSSNFVNVPDNFAGFQLARSGVGYGGVFVYYPDFPNYREFAQVELTSPLSAGDCYEVEFFVSPGDLMAFAAADIGLALSSTRISGVTNNLPLPLTPVLTNTAGVINDTSGWTRVHGTITAGGGEAFAIIGNFEYDAQIDTSVLDPNSTMNGAYFFIEDVSIRPCPVGLNELSENFPRIGPNPFEDVVCFRQVQQPVYWELFDAFGRIVERATIEKDQKLDLSGLPAGSYWYRCTEERGAFTTGKLIRQ, translated from the coding sequence ATGAATTGTCCGGTTGGATTATCCTGTCTGGATTCGGCCAGTGGCTGGAGTAATCCGGCCATCTTTCCCGGACCGGGCGGCTCACCCGATCTTTTCAACGCGTGTGCCGGTTCTTCGAACTTTGTAAATGTTCCGGACAATTTTGCAGGCTTCCAGCTTGCGCGAAGTGGCGTTGGCTATGGCGGCGTCTTCGTCTACTACCCGGACTTCCCCAACTACCGGGAGTTTGCCCAGGTGGAACTGACCAGCCCGCTGTCAGCCGGCGACTGCTACGAGGTCGAGTTCTTCGTCAGCCCGGGCGACCTGATGGCGTTCGCTGCGGCCGACATCGGCCTGGCGCTTTCATCGACGCGGATTTCCGGTGTTACGAATAATCTTCCATTACCCCTGACGCCAGTGCTCACGAATACTGCCGGTGTCATCAACGACACCTCGGGCTGGACACGCGTTCATGGAACCATCACCGCCGGCGGAGGAGAAGCCTTCGCGATCATCGGGAACTTCGAGTACGATGCGCAGATCGACACCTCGGTCCTCGACCCGAACTCCACCATGAACGGCGCTTACTTTTTTATCGAGGATGTCAGCATCCGCCCCTGCCCGGTCGGTTTGAATGAGCTGAGTGAGAATTTCCCGCGGATCGGCCCCAACCCGTTCGAAGATGTCGTGTGCTTCCGTCAGGTGCAGCAACCGGTTTATTGGGAGTTGTTCGATGCATTCGGCCGTATCGTCGAGCGAGCGACGATCGAGAAAGACCAGAAGCTCGATTTAAGCGGACTCCCGGCCGGGAGCTATTGGTACCGTTGTACGGAAGAGCGCGGCGCTTTCACAACCGGAAAACTGATCCGGCAATAA
- a CDS encoding methyltransferase domain-containing protein, producing the protein METLQFSDRQDSVRFYEDRYAHGYMGHWSVFEKARLINLVRELQLPARGVALDFGCGRGIFTSVIREALPGWRIFGCDISAEAIAWAKQHQPDITFFVLGDKAYDNLRADFIHSHHVLEHTFNAEITAREMAGYAAAACTMLHSFPCDHPGSLEYQLSEAVKNGIDPENGKFFFEDTAHQRRLSRKKAEALFAGDGFKGVDASYANQRAGAVKWIAESDLALVLNITDSRLARDAAAAAFLKGWRRKLLFRWWCHFAATAFTPADRGRHYRLKRVIQFLAFVSCFWFAIPVNRAMQRAALREWETDRKKENGSDLFLVLRRG; encoded by the coding sequence ATGGAAACACTGCAGTTTTCCGACCGTCAGGATTCGGTACGCTTTTACGAGGATCGGTACGCGCATGGCTACATGGGTCATTGGTCCGTGTTTGAAAAGGCGCGGCTCATCAACCTGGTCCGCGAGCTCCAGCTTCCGGCAAGAGGAGTCGCGCTCGATTTCGGCTGTGGTCGCGGCATTTTCACTTCCGTGATACGCGAAGCGCTTCCCGGCTGGCGTATCTTCGGTTGCGACATCAGTGCCGAAGCCATCGCCTGGGCCAAACAGCACCAACCCGACATCACATTTTTTGTCTTAGGCGATAAGGCATACGACAACCTGCGCGCCGATTTCATTCACAGCCATCACGTGCTGGAACATACGTTCAACGCGGAGATCACGGCCCGTGAAATGGCCGGATATGCTGCAGCGGCTTGCACGATGTTACACAGCTTTCCCTGCGATCATCCCGGCAGCCTGGAGTATCAACTGAGTGAAGCGGTTAAAAACGGAATCGACCCGGAGAACGGCAAGTTCTTTTTCGAGGACACCGCCCATCAGCGACGACTCTCCAGGAAGAAAGCGGAAGCCTTGTTTGCCGGCGACGGATTCAAAGGGGTCGATGCATCCTACGCCAATCAACGCGCGGGCGCGGTCAAGTGGATCGCCGAAAGCGATCTTGCGTTAGTGCTGAACATTACCGATTCAAGACTGGCACGGGATGCCGCTGCTGCCGCATTTCTGAAAGGCTGGAGAAGAAAATTGCTGTTTCGCTGGTGGTGTCATTTCGCCGCGACCGCCTTCACGCCCGCCGACCGTGGTAGACATTACCGGTTGAAGCGGGTGATCCAGTTTCTTGCATTCGTATCCTGTTTCTGGTTCGCCATTCCCGTGAACCGGGCCATGCAACGCGCGGCATTGCGCGAATGGGAAACGGACAGGAAGAAGGAAAACGGCAGCGACCTCTTTCTTGTGTTGCGACGCGGATGA
- a CDS encoding aspartate-semialdehyde dehydrogenase has protein sequence MKVAVVGATGLVGQTMLKVLEQRNFPVTELVPVASEKSVGKTIQWKGKSFTVRSMTDAIAEKPVLALFSAGGTTSLEWAPRFAEAGITVIDNSSAWRMDPDKKLVVPEINGDVLTKEDRIIANPNCSTIQMVMALQPLEQHYGIERIIVSTYQSVSGTGKKAVDQLMNERKGVSGDMAYKYTIDLNLIPQIDSFLDNGYTKEEMKMVNETRKILRSPGIRITSTTVRVPVKGGHSESVNVELKKDFSLDAVRAQIAAMPGVVVVDDPANARYPMPIEAEGKDEVFVGRIRRDESQPNSLNLWIVSDNLRKGAATNAVQIAEYLVAKKIVG, from the coding sequence ATGAAAGTAGCTGTCGTCGGCGCAACCGGCCTTGTCGGTCAGACCATGTTGAAAGTCCTCGAACAACGGAACTTCCCCGTTACCGAGCTGGTACCGGTCGCGTCGGAGAAATCCGTTGGCAAGACGATCCAGTGGAAAGGAAAATCCTTTACGGTACGCTCCATGACCGACGCCATCGCGGAAAAGCCGGTCCTGGCTTTGTTCTCGGCCGGCGGAACGACCTCGCTTGAGTGGGCGCCCAGGTTCGCCGAGGCGGGTATCACGGTCATCGACAACTCCTCCGCCTGGCGGATGGACCCCGACAAGAAGCTCGTCGTGCCCGAGATCAACGGGGACGTGCTCACGAAGGAGGACCGCATCATCGCCAATCCGAATTGCTCCACCATCCAGATGGTGATGGCCCTGCAGCCGCTCGAACAACACTACGGCATCGAGCGCATCATTGTCTCCACGTATCAGTCCGTTTCCGGCACCGGAAAGAAAGCCGTGGACCAGTTGATGAACGAGCGCAAAGGTGTGAGCGGCGACATGGCGTACAAGTACACCATCGACCTGAACCTCATTCCACAGATCGACAGTTTCCTCGACAACGGGTACACCAAGGAAGAAATGAAAATGGTGAACGAGACGCGCAAGATCCTGCGCTCGCCCGGGATCCGCATCACCTCCACCACCGTGCGTGTTCCGGTGAAAGGCGGACACAGTGAATCGGTCAACGTCGAACTGAAGAAAGATTTTTCGCTTGACGCCGTGCGTGCCCAGATCGCCGCGATGCCCGGCGTGGTGGTCGTCGATGATCCGGCGAACGCACGCTACCCGATGCCGATCGAGGCAGAGGGCAAAGACGAAGTGTTCGTCGGGCGTATCCGCCGCGACGAGTCGCAACCGAACTCGCTCAACCTCTGGATCGTTTCCGACAACCTCCGCAAAGGCGCCGCCACGAACGCCGTGCAGATCGCGGAGTACCTGGTGGCAAAGAAGATCGTCGGGTGA
- a CDS encoding HAMP domain-containing histidine kinase produces the protein MRLLNITNRYYLVTSVVLLLVSSAFLSYRVFYVVDKEIAEHMLIKKSRIEEQIASQPFLQDRPFQFGDLVEVTPIERFTSFRVYLKDTALYDAYEEDLVPFRVLSYEQQINKKAYRIRIWDRGTQNKELWRGMVYTILLVGIDIVALFYFLNRFFSTRIWRPFYQAIAMLQRFDVQRNSKLRFLFSNVDEFNTLNNELIRLTDKVTRDYRNLREFTENMSHETQTPLAIIRSKLEIIMQSDNLTPEQMNQVRSALDSVNRLSKMNRGLILLTRIENEQYAEEQHVPLGKLIRKQLGDLDMFIESRELKVRDEIDERVFLLMNPYLADILITNLLSNAIKYNKEGGELLVRLTASELVVGNSGDPLPIPGSQIFERFKGQPGRFRRTGPGHRKTHLRPFRIGSSLRLPRRPAPVHPPLLGRASLPIRQGVKRRDERRGARDGMKERVAGPRNEGGRAWGHRPLPTALCPPPTAHRPPPTANCLLISAYCPSCPFSLYRYPQS, from the coding sequence ATGAGGCTGCTCAACATCACCAACCGGTATTACCTGGTTACCTCGGTGGTGTTGCTCCTGGTCAGCTCCGCGTTCCTCTCGTACCGTGTGTTTTACGTGGTCGACAAGGAGATCGCCGAGCACATGCTCATCAAGAAATCGCGCATTGAAGAGCAGATCGCCTCGCAACCGTTTCTGCAGGACCGGCCGTTCCAGTTCGGCGACCTGGTCGAGGTCACGCCGATCGAGCGCTTTACGTCCTTTCGCGTTTACCTGAAGGATACCGCCCTGTACGACGCCTATGAAGAGGACCTGGTCCCGTTCCGGGTGCTCTCGTATGAACAGCAGATCAACAAGAAGGCGTACCGGATCCGCATCTGGGACAGGGGCACGCAGAACAAAGAACTGTGGCGCGGCATGGTGTACACCATCCTGCTGGTCGGCATCGACATCGTCGCGTTGTTTTACTTCCTCAACCGTTTTTTCTCGACACGTATCTGGCGACCTTTTTACCAGGCCATCGCTATGCTGCAACGATTCGACGTGCAGCGCAACAGTAAACTGCGATTCCTGTTTTCCAATGTCGACGAGTTCAATACGCTGAACAACGAGCTCATCCGCCTCACCGACAAGGTGACCCGCGACTACCGCAACCTGCGGGAGTTCACAGAGAACATGTCGCACGAAACGCAGACACCGCTCGCGATCATTCGCTCCAAGCTGGAGATCATCATGCAGTCCGATAACCTCACGCCGGAGCAGATGAACCAGGTCCGCAGCGCGCTCGATTCGGTGAATCGCCTGTCGAAGATGAACCGCGGACTCATCCTGCTCACGCGTATCGAGAACGAGCAATATGCGGAGGAGCAACACGTGCCGCTCGGCAAGTTGATCCGGAAGCAACTGGGCGACCTCGATATGTTCATCGAATCAAGGGAACTGAAAGTGCGCGACGAGATCGACGAACGGGTATTCCTGCTGATGAATCCCTACCTGGCCGACATCCTGATCACCAATCTGCTCTCGAACGCCATCAAGTACAACAAAGAAGGAGGAGAGCTGCTCGTCCGCCTTACCGCCTCGGAACTGGTGGTCGGCAACAGCGGCGATCCATTGCCGATCCCGGGTAGTCAGATCTTCGAACGCTTCAAAGGGCAACCAGGCCGATTCCGTCGGACTGGGCCTGGCCATCGTAAAACGCATCTGCGACCATTCCGAATTGGAAGTTCATTACGATTACCTCGACGACCGGCACCTGTTCATCCTCCGCTTCTCGGCCGAGCGAGTCTTCCAATCCGACAGGGCGTGAAAAGGAGGGACGAGCGACGAGGGGCGAGGGACGGAATGAAGGAACGAGTTGCGGGACCGAGGAACGAGGGTGGAAGAGCGTGGGGTCACCGCCCTCTGCCCACCGCCCTCTGCCCACCGCCCACTGCCCACCGCCCACCGCCTACCGCCAACTGCCTACTGATTTCTGCCTACTGCCCATCGTGTCCCTTTAGTTTGTACCGGTATCCACAGTCTTAG
- a CDS encoding transposase, producing the protein MPGAPPSPNSSGTSLHGRSRVSKMANMRLKAVLTLGVWSQIKRKAGTISSYYQRKIQQGKAPYQAINAARNKILHLALAVVRTQQPYDPNYQNQLRSVILENTSLVLDFVHRNPCGFKPREMRDELRDRETRVEERGVTALCPPPTAYCLPPTAY; encoded by the coding sequence ATGCCGGGTGCGCCCCCTTCCCCTAATAGTTCCGGTACAAGTCTTCATGGCCGAAGCCGAGTGAGCAAAATGGCGAACATGCGACTCAAGGCCGTACTTACCCTTGGAGTATGGTCGCAGATAAAACGCAAAGCCGGCACAATCAGCTCATACTACCAACGCAAGATCCAGCAGGGCAAAGCTCCGTATCAGGCAATCAATGCAGCACGAAACAAGATCCTGCACCTGGCCTTAGCCGTGGTGAGAACCCAGCAACCTTACGACCCCAACTACCAAAACCAGTTGCGCAGCGTAATCTTGGAAAACACAAGTCTGGTACTTGACTTTGTCCATAGAAATCCCTGTGGTTTCAAGCCCCGCGAAATGAGGGACGAGTTGCGAGACCGAGAAACGAGGGTGGAAGAGCGTGGGGTCACCGCCCTCTGCCCACCGCCTACCGCCTACTGCCTACCGCCCACTGCCTACTGA